One Megalops cyprinoides isolate fMegCyp1 chromosome 17, fMegCyp1.pri, whole genome shotgun sequence DNA window includes the following coding sequences:
- the LOC118792688 gene encoding G-protein coupled receptor 6 has product MNESLEANGTAVAVPWIEATDGNRSLELSSETLDFPINPWDIMLCMSGTVIACENAIVVAIIFYTPTLRTPMFVLIGSLATADLLAGMGLILNFVFQYLISSETISLITVGFLVASFTASISSLLAITVDRYFSLYNALTYFSEKTVLYIHIMLFVTWGVSLCLGLLPVLGWNCLAEPSTCSIVKPLTKSNVILLAISFFAIFIIMLTLYFKICKIVCRHAHQIALQQHFFTTSHYVATKKGVSTLAIILGTFGASWLPFAIYCLVGEHDYPSVYTYATLLPATYNSMINPIIYAYRNTEIQRSLYVLFCGCFQTNVSYRSRSPSEV; this is encoded by the coding sequence ATGAACGAAAGCCTGGAGGCAAATGGAACGGCAGTGGCAGTCCCTTGGATTGAGGCCACCGACGGCAACCGCAGTTTGGAGCTATCCTCCGAGACTCTGGACTTCCCCATTAACCCCTGGGACATAATGCTGTGCATGTCGGGGACTGTGATCGCCTGCGAGAACGCCATCGTCGTAGCCATCATATTTTACACGCCAACTTTGCGAACACCCATGTTTGTTCTCATCGGAAGCCTCGCCACCGCGGATCTCTTGGCAGGGATGGGATTGATATTAAACTTTGTGTTCCAGTACTTAATTTCCTCAGAGACTATCAGCCTCATCACTGTAGGGTTTCTCGTTGCTTCTTTCACCGCATCTATCAGCAGTCTGTTGGCCATCACAGTCGACCGCTATTTCTCTCTGTACAATGCCTTGACTTACTTCTCAGAAAAGACGGTACTGTATATTCACATCATGCTATTCGTTACATGGGGAGTTTCGCTCTGCTTAGGACTTTTGCCCGTTCTGGGATGGAACTGCCTGGCGGAGCCATCAACCTGCAGTATCGTCAAGCCGTTGACCAAGAGTAACGTGATTTTGTTGGCAATTTCGTTTTTCGCCATATTTATCATTATGCTAACCCTGTATTTCAAGATCTGCAAGATTGTATGCAGACATGCCCATCAAATCGCTCTCCAGCAACATTTTTTCACCACTTCACACTATGTGGCCACAAAGAAGGGTGTCTCGACACTTGCCATCATTTTGGGGACGTTTGGGGCGAGCTGGCTTCCCTTTGCCATTTACTGCCTTGTGGGTGAGCACGACTACCCGTCTGTGTACACCTACGCTACCCTTTTACCAGCGACCTACAATTCAATGATCAATCCAATCATTTATGCCTACAGGAACACGGAGATTCAGCGATCACTGTATGTCCTTTTTTGTGGCTGCTTTCAAACTAATGTGTCTTATCGGTCGAGATCTCCAAGTGAAGTCTAA